The DNA sequence GTAGAACCCACCTTGCGTAAGGCACTTGCCATCGGAGCAGACGATGCTGTACGGATTGACGCCGACGCCACCGACTCCGCATTCGTGGCAAAGCAAATTGCCAACTACGCCAATTCCAAGGAATTTGATATCATCTTTACAGGGAAAGAGTCTATCGACTTCAACAACTCCCTCGTGCCCGGGATGATCGCCGAAAATCTTGGTTTCAGCTTCGTTTCCTTTGCGACCAAATTCGAATTGACTTCTGATGACACTGCTACCGTACAGCGCGAAATCCCTGGCGGAGTTGAGGTGATCGAAGCCAAATTGCCAACCGTAATCTCCTGCCAGAAGGGAATCGCAGAATGGCGCATCCCGAACATGCGTGGCATCATGGCAGCCCGGAAAAAGCCCCTCAGCGCAATCCCAGCGTCTGATTCTGATGTGTACACCGAGACAGTAAGCTTCGGGTATCCACCTGCAAAGGCTGAATGCCAGTACTTCGAGCCTGACAATGCAGGCGCGTTGGTCACTGCATTGGCTGACAAGGGCCTCATCTAGGCTTCCCCCATTCTTTGGGATGTAACCCACTAGTGTTCAATCAAAAAATCAACAAGATGTCCATTCTTCTCTTTGCGGAAAGCAATCAGGGAACCCTGAATAAAAACGTATTCGAGGCCGCGACCTACGGATATGACCTCGCCCAATCTTTGGGCACTGACCTCGTGGCGGTTTCCGTCGGTCAGATTGAAGATGCTGAGTTGGAAAAGTTGGGTACCTACGGGGTGTCCAAAGTCCTCAAGGTTGCGGATGACAAGCTCAATTCCTTCGCCAATGCTGCCTATGCTGCGGCGATTACCCAAGCTGCCAAGCAAGTAGATGCCAAGGCCGTAGTATTCGCTCAGACCTATGACGGTCGTGCGGTTGCTCCTCGTGTCGCTGCTAAATTGGACGCTACCCCTATCGCAGGGGCGATCACCCTGGCCGATGCTGCCAATGGTTTTGAAACCAAGCGCATGGCCTACTCCGGAAAAGGAGTTCAGGACTACAAAGCTACCAAAGATAAATTGGTGATCGTGGTCAAAGCCAATGGCTACAAGACCGAAGAGCATCCTACTTCCGCTACCGTGGAGGCTATGGATTTCAAAGCAGGCAGCAAGGACTTTACGGCTATTGCCAAAGAGATCATCAAAGCCAGCGAAGGCATCTCCCTGACAGAAGCTGACATTGTCGTGTCCGCTGGACGTGGCATGAAAGGCCCTGAAAACTGGGGAATGATCGAAGAATTGGCTGAATTGCTCGGTGCTGCCACTGCATGTTCCAAGCCTACCGCCGACATGGGATGGCGTCCGCACCACGAGCACGTGGGACAGACGGGTATCCAGATTGCCCCGAATCTCTATTTCGCGATTGGGATCTCAGGCGCGATCCAGCATTTGGCGGGTGTAAGCTCTTCCAAGAATATCGTGGTAATCAACAAAGATCCGGAAGCTCCATTTTTCAAAATTGCCGATTTTGGAATCGTAGGGGACCTTTTCGAAGTTGTTCCACAAATGATTGAAGCCATCAAAGCATTGAAGGTAGCAAGCTAATTCATCTTGGCATGCAAGCTTCATTTTGATTAGTTTTGGGGAAATCGCAAATTACATGGTTCTTTGTGTAATCTGCGATTTTCTTTTAATTTTGGTTTGCATCTTTTCGGGCACACGATCTCATCCTGTTTGGAACTCATTGGTTTGAGGCTGTAAAAAGTTTGTGAGGTGAAAAAAATTCGTCTGGAAATTATCGGTCTGTCGTCTAGCCACTCCCAGATCGGCCATTACGCCCTTGTATTGGGAGAATCTAACGGCAACAGAAGACTGCCGATCATCATCGGAGGAGGGGAAGCTCAGGCCATTGCCCTTGAGCTGGAGAATATCAAGACCAACCGTCCGATGACGCACGACTTGATCTACAACCTTGCCCGTCATTTCGATATCAACTTGGTCGAGGTCATTATCAATGACCTGCACGAAGGCATCTTCTATGCTCGGCTCATTATGGAGCTCGATGGAGAAATCCACGAGATCGATAGTAGGCCCAGTGACGCTGTGGCCATCGGTGTGCGCTTCAAAGTGCCTATCTACACGTATGAAAGCGTCCTCTCGGAAGCGGGAATCGTGATCGAAGACGACGAGGAAGGCGGTGGTACGCTTGGCTCTGAGGATTCCGATTTCTCTCTCGCCGAAATCGAGAAGTCCGATCCGATGGAAGATGAAGACCCCGTGCCTCCGTCTCCCAAAAAGAAAGCGACTGCTTCTAGCCCTGCTTCCAAAAAGCGGGAACTCGACCGTCTCCAAAAAGAGCTCGACAAAGCCCTCGAAGGAGAAGATTACGAGAAAGCAGCCAAACTCCGCGATGAAATCAATCAGCTCGGAGGAGAATA is a window from the Pontibacter sp. G13 genome containing:
- a CDS encoding electron transfer flavoprotein subunit beta/FixA family protein — protein: MMKILVCISHVPDTTTKIQFEADGSGLNKTGVTFVINPYCEYGLSRALGLREEGKQVSITAICVGGPEVEPTLRKALAIGADDAVRIDADATDSAFVAKQIANYANSKEFDIIFTGKESIDFNNSLVPGMIAENLGFSFVSFATKFELTSDDTATVQREIPGGVEVIEAKLPTVISCQKGIAEWRIPNMRGIMAARKKPLSAIPASDSDVYTETVSFGYPPAKAECQYFEPDNAGALVTALADKGLI
- a CDS encoding electron transfer flavoprotein subunit alpha/FixB family protein; this translates as MSILLFAESNQGTLNKNVFEAATYGYDLAQSLGTDLVAVSVGQIEDAELEKLGTYGVSKVLKVADDKLNSFANAAYAAAITQAAKQVDAKAVVFAQTYDGRAVAPRVAAKLDATPIAGAITLADAANGFETKRMAYSGKGVQDYKATKDKLVIVVKANGYKTEEHPTSATVEAMDFKAGSKDFTAIAKEIIKASEGISLTEADIVVSAGRGMKGPENWGMIEELAELLGAATACSKPTADMGWRPHHEHVGQTGIQIAPNLYFAIGISGAIQHLAGVSSSKNIVVINKDPEAPFFKIADFGIVGDLFEVVPQMIEAIKALKVAS
- a CDS encoding bifunctional nuclease domain-containing protein: MKKIRLEIIGLSSSHSQIGHYALVLGESNGNRRLPIIIGGGEAQAIALELENIKTNRPMTHDLIYNLARHFDINLVEVIINDLHEGIFYARLIMELDGEIHEIDSRPSDAVAIGVRFKVPIYTYESVLSEAGIVIEDDEEGGGTLGSEDSDFSLAEIEKSDPMEDEDPVPPSPKKKATASSPASKKRELDRLQKELDKALEGEDYEKAAKLRDEINQLGGE